One window of Novosphingobium sp. 9U genomic DNA carries:
- a CDS encoding beta-ketoacyl-ACP synthase III, producing the protein MRRSVVIGTGSALPRTVVSNAELAARVDTTDEWIVERTGIRQRHIAEADETTASLATDAARAAIAAAGLEAKDVDLIVLATATPDQTFPATATIVQHNLGCHGGIAFDVAAVCSGFLYAVGVADSMLRTGMAQRALVIGAETFSRILDWEDRTTCVLFGDGAGAILLEAREESGESPRGVIATKLHADGNHNELLYVDGGVSTTGTVGKLRMKGREVFRHAVVNLADVLREVIEEAGLETSDIDWLVPHQANARILDATARKLSMSPEKVVVTVDRHANTSAASVPLALDTAVRDGRIKPGQLVMLEAMGGGFTWGASLVRM; encoded by the coding sequence ATGCGCCGTTCGGTCGTGATCGGCACCGGCTCGGCGCTGCCGCGCACCGTGGTCAGCAACGCAGAGCTGGCGGCGCGGGTGGACACCACCGACGAGTGGATCGTCGAGCGCACCGGCATCCGCCAGCGCCATATCGCCGAAGCCGACGAGACCACCGCATCGCTTGCCACTGACGCGGCTCGCGCCGCGATCGCCGCGGCAGGGCTGGAGGCGAAGGACGTCGACCTGATCGTGCTCGCCACCGCGACACCGGACCAGACGTTCCCCGCAACCGCCACGATCGTCCAGCACAACCTGGGTTGCCACGGCGGCATCGCGTTCGACGTGGCCGCGGTGTGTTCGGGCTTCCTCTATGCTGTGGGCGTGGCCGACTCGATGCTGCGCACGGGCATGGCGCAGCGCGCGCTGGTGATCGGCGCGGAAACCTTCAGCCGCATTCTCGACTGGGAAGACCGAACCACATGCGTCCTCTTTGGGGACGGGGCCGGCGCAATCCTGCTGGAAGCGCGCGAGGAGAGTGGCGAATCGCCTCGGGGTGTGATCGCCACCAAGCTTCATGCGGACGGCAACCATAACGAATTGCTCTATGTCGATGGCGGCGTGTCCACCACCGGGACAGTCGGCAAGCTGCGTATGAAGGGCCGCGAAGTGTTTCGCCACGCGGTGGTCAACCTTGCCGACGTGCTGCGTGAGGTGATCGAAGAAGCTGGGCTTGAAACCTCCGATATCGACTGGCTGGTGCCGCACCAGGCCAATGCGCGTATCCTCGACGCAACCGCCCGTAAGCTCAGCATGTCGCCGGAAAAGGTCGTAGTTACAGTGGATCGCCACGCGAACACCTCGGCCGCTTCAGTGCCGCTCGCGCTCGACACGGCCGTGCGAGATGGCCGGATCAAGCCCGGTCAATTGGTCATGCTCGAAGCCATGGGCGGTGGCTTCACTTGGGGTGCCAGCCTCGTCCGCATGTGA
- the plsX gene encoding phosphate acyltransferase PlsX gives MSLPRIAVDAMGGDEGVRVMVEGAALARRRHDRFKFLLVGDEPRIKAALESHPNLRASSEILHTEGVISGEDKPSQAIRRAKSTSMGLAINAVKTGDAGAAVSGGNTGALMAMSKLALRTMPGIDRPALAALLPTLGDNDVVMLDLGANTECDTRNLVQFAIMGAAYARVVTEREAPRVRLLNIGTEETKGTDELRDAASVLKAAAADLSISFDGFTEADKVCRGDVDVVVTDGFSGNIALKAIEGTARFVGDLLRRSFSSSLRSKVGFLVSKPATELLKHHLDPNNHNGAVFLGLNGIVVKSHGSANAAGVANAVAVTARLLEEDVTHRITADLARVGADSLRMRGTLEERA, from the coding sequence ATGAGTCTGCCGCGTATCGCTGTTGACGCGATGGGCGGGGACGAGGGCGTGCGCGTGATGGTCGAAGGCGCGGCTCTCGCGCGTCGCCGTCACGATCGCTTCAAGTTCCTGTTGGTGGGCGACGAGCCGCGGATCAAGGCTGCGCTCGAAAGCCATCCGAACTTGCGCGCCTCCTCCGAAATCCTCCACACCGAAGGCGTGATCAGCGGTGAGGACAAGCCGAGCCAGGCGATCCGCCGTGCCAAGAGCACCTCGATGGGGCTCGCCATCAACGCAGTGAAAACCGGCGATGCCGGTGCCGCAGTCAGTGGCGGCAACACCGGCGCGCTGATGGCCATGTCCAAGCTCGCGCTGCGTACGATGCCCGGCATCGATCGCCCCGCGCTCGCCGCGCTACTGCCGACGCTGGGCGACAACGATGTCGTCATGCTTGACCTTGGCGCCAATACCGAGTGCGACACCCGCAACCTGGTCCAGTTCGCGATCATGGGCGCGGCCTATGCGCGCGTTGTCACCGAGCGCGAGGCGCCGCGCGTGCGCCTGCTGAACATCGGCACCGAAGAGACCAAGGGCACCGATGAGCTGCGTGACGCGGCCAGCGTGCTCAAGGCCGCGGCGGCCGATCTCTCGATCTCGTTCGATGGCTTCACCGAAGCGGACAAGGTCTGCCGCGGCGATGTCGACGTGGTGGTGACCGATGGGTTCTCAGGCAATATCGCGTTGAAAGCCATCGAGGGCACCGCACGTTTCGTGGGCGACCTGCTGCGACGCAGTTTCTCCAGTTCGCTACGCTCCAAAGTCGGATTCCTTGTGTCCAAGCCGGCGACCGAGCTGCTGAAGCACCATCTCGATCCGAACAATCACAATGGCGCGGTTTTCTTAGGCCTCAACGGTATCGTCGTGAAGAGCCATGGCAGCGCCAACGCGGCGGGTGTCGCCAACGCCGTCGCGGTCACCGCGCGGCTGCTGGAGGAAGACGTGACCCACCGCATCACCGCGGACCTTGCGCGCGTCGGCGCGGATTCGCTGCGCATGCGCGGCACTTTGGAGGAGCGCGCCTGA
- the rpmF gene encoding 50S ribosomal protein L32 — MAVPKRKTSPSRRGMRRSHDALKVDAFAECTNCGELKRPHHLCTACGHYNGREIVAVEA, encoded by the coding sequence ATGGCTGTCCCTAAAAGAAAGACTTCGCCCTCACGCCGTGGCATGCGCCGCAGCCATGACGCGCTCAAGGTCGATGCCTTTGCCGAGTGCACCAACTGCGGTGAGCTGAAGCGCCCGCATCACCTCTGCACTGCCTGTGGCCACTACAACGGTCGCGAAATCGTTGCGGTCGAAGCTTAA
- a CDS encoding MAPEG family protein gives MILQTTLSLAAAAAIINLWLAIRTGKLRFDSKVLHGDGGKPLLQQRMRAQANFVEYTPFVLILIAAIELTGKGGRWLAVVGSIYMLARVAHGFGMDRNDSNPLRAGGFIITVLTLVGLSAVAVTIALGGM, from the coding sequence TTGATCTTGCAGACCACACTCAGCCTGGCCGCGGCGGCCGCGATCATCAACCTTTGGCTGGCGATCCGCACCGGCAAGCTGCGCTTCGACAGCAAGGTGCTGCACGGCGACGGCGGCAAGCCGCTGTTGCAACAACGCATGCGCGCACAGGCAAACTTCGTCGAGTACACGCCCTTCGTACTGATTCTGATCGCCGCGATCGAGCTGACCGGCAAGGGCGGCCGGTGGCTGGCGGTGGTCGGCTCGATCTACATGCTGGCGCGGGTGGCGCATGGGTTCGGGATGGATCGCAACGATTCGAATCCGCTGCGTGCCGGCGGGTTTATCATCACGGTGCTGACGTTGGTGGGACTGTCGGCGGTCGCCGTGACGATTGCGCTTGGCGGCATGTAA
- a CDS encoding MBL fold metallo-hydrolase produces MSETQPPMRVAILPVTPLQQNCSLIWCTATMKGALVDPGGDLDKLKAALAKTGVTLEKVLVTHGHLDHCGMAGELAKELGVPIEGPHEEDRFWIAQLDDDGPRWNMEAHSFEPDRWLDNGDQVTVGDLTLDVYHCPGHTPGHVVFHHAPSHFAMVGDVLFQGSIGRTDFPRGDLQTLLDSITGRLWPLGAETTFVPGHGPISTFGDERRSNPFVGDAALA; encoded by the coding sequence ATGAGCGAGACCCAACCCCCGATGCGCGTGGCGATCCTGCCGGTCACTCCGTTGCAGCAGAATTGCAGCCTTATCTGGTGCACCGCTACGATGAAGGGCGCGTTGGTCGATCCGGGCGGCGACCTCGACAAGCTCAAAGCTGCTTTGGCGAAGACCGGCGTGACACTGGAGAAGGTGCTGGTGACGCACGGCCACCTCGATCACTGCGGCATGGCGGGCGAGCTCGCCAAGGAACTCGGCGTGCCGATCGAAGGACCGCACGAGGAGGACCGCTTCTGGATCGCGCAGCTCGACGACGACGGACCCCGCTGGAACATGGAGGCGCACAGCTTCGAACCCGACCGCTGGCTAGACAATGGCGACCAGGTGACCGTCGGCGATCTAACCCTCGACGTCTACCACTGTCCGGGACACACGCCCGGCCACGTCGTCTTCCACCACGCGCCCTCGCACTTTGCCATGGTCGGCGATGTGCTGTTTCAGGGCTCGATCGGCCGCACCGACTTCCCGCGTGGCGACTTGCAAACCTTGCTCGACTCCATCACCGGCCGACTTTGGCCTTTGGGCGCCGAGACCACGTTCGTTCCGGGGCATGGACCGATCAGCACGTTCGGCGACGAGCGGCGCTCCAACCCGTTTGTCGGAGACGCGGCGCTGGCGTGA
- a CDS encoding S24 family peptidase, which yields MELDATRRRLLALAEERRVSLSQLSRLIGKNASYLQQFVRKGSPRKLEVNDRAVLAQFLGVAEVELSGSQEISVEGEPWVDIPRFPLEASAGPGSTVEGEDAVGSFRFSPRWLRDQGLQPHRLSAIAVRGDSMEPTLRDGDEILVEASPGTLREGIHVVRFDGTLLVKRLEVRHRGQIALLSDNTAYRPIECELGDVEVIGRVVWKSGRL from the coding sequence ATGGAACTGGACGCCACCCGCCGCCGCTTGTTGGCTCTGGCCGAGGAACGGCGTGTCAGTCTCTCGCAACTGTCTCGGTTGATCGGGAAGAATGCCAGCTATCTTCAGCAGTTCGTGCGTAAGGGCAGCCCGCGCAAGCTGGAGGTGAACGACCGCGCGGTGCTTGCTCAGTTCCTGGGCGTAGCCGAGGTAGAGCTGAGCGGGTCGCAAGAAATTTCCGTCGAGGGAGAGCCGTGGGTCGATATCCCGCGTTTTCCGCTCGAAGCCTCGGCTGGGCCGGGCAGCACCGTCGAAGGCGAGGACGCGGTCGGCAGCTTCCGCTTTTCGCCGCGATGGCTGCGCGATCAGGGCCTGCAGCCGCACCGGCTCTCGGCCATCGCGGTGCGCGGCGACTCGATGGAGCCGACCTTGCGCGACGGCGACGAGATCCTGGTGGAGGCGAGCCCCGGCACCTTACGCGAGGGCATCCATGTGGTGCGATTCGATGGCACACTGCTGGTCAAGCGCCTCGAAGTTCGCCATCGCGGCCAGATCGCGCTGCTCAGCGACAACACTGCTTATCGGCCGATCGAATGCGAGCTCGGCGATGTCGAAGTGATCGGTCGCGTCGTGTGGAAGAGCGGGCGGCTTTAG
- a CDS encoding NAD(P)-dependent oxidoreductase, translated as MTFAVFTETARPFLEGRLPAGVEPHWFDRFEDLPPLMAQAEIAWIDVFREGNEVARAVSEAPRLRWLNTVAAGINHLPLDLMAQRGTVLTNGAGLHAGTIAEYALLGMLTIVKGYRDVVRAQDRHEWLHEPPGRRELAGTSALIVGAGAIGGRIGHLLRVFDVGVTEVRRSGAPGTLRPEEWRTRLGDFDWVIVAVPSTPDTHGLFGRVEFAAMKPGAVIMNFARGEVIQTEALLAALDSGRLGGAFLDVTDPEPLPPEHPLWTRENVHISMHLSGRSQETIFQKGAERFLANCSRFLAGEPLEHVVDLQAGY; from the coding sequence ATGACCTTCGCCGTCTTCACTGAAACTGCCCGGCCGTTCCTCGAAGGGCGTCTGCCGGCGGGCGTGGAGCCGCACTGGTTCGATCGGTTCGAAGACCTGCCGCCGCTCATGGCACAAGCGGAGATCGCCTGGATCGACGTGTTCCGGGAAGGCAACGAAGTAGCGCGTGCCGTCAGCGAGGCGCCGCGGTTGCGTTGGCTGAACACGGTGGCAGCCGGGATCAACCACTTGCCGCTGGACCTCATGGCGCAGCGCGGCACCGTGCTGACCAACGGCGCGGGCCTGCACGCCGGCACCATCGCGGAGTACGCGCTGCTCGGCATGCTGACTATCGTGAAAGGCTATCGCGACGTCGTGCGCGCGCAGGACCGGCATGAGTGGCTGCACGAGCCGCCGGGCCGGCGCGAGCTTGCCGGAACCTCGGCGCTGATCGTGGGAGCCGGCGCGATCGGTGGGCGGATCGGCCACTTGCTGCGCGTGTTCGACGTAGGCGTCACCGAAGTGCGCCGCAGCGGCGCGCCGGGGACGCTCCGCCCGGAGGAATGGCGCACGCGGTTGGGCGATTTCGACTGGGTGATCGTTGCGGTGCCCTCGACGCCGGACACGCACGGTCTGTTCGGCAGGGTCGAGTTCGCTGCCATGAAGCCGGGCGCCGTAATTATGAACTTCGCTCGCGGCGAGGTGATCCAGACCGAGGCGCTGCTCGCAGCGTTGGACAGCGGCCGGCTCGGTGGTGCCTTTCTCGACGTCACCGATCCCGAGCCGCTGCCGCCAGAGCACCCGCTGTGGACGCGCGAGAACGTCCACATATCGATGCACCTCTCCGGCCGCTCGCAGGAAACGATCTTCCAGAAAGGCGCCGAGCGGTTCCTGGCGAATTGCAGCCGCTTCCTGGCGGGAGAGCCGCTGGAGCACGTAGTGGATCTTCAGGCCGGGTACTAA
- the cysS gene encoding cysteine--tRNA ligase gives MLTLYNSLTRALEPFEPVHANEARVYSCGPTVYNYPHIGNMRAYVFADVLGRTLSFKGYKLTHVINITDVGHLTDDADAGEDKMEKMARTRAQSIWDIARHYTEAYWADIAALNVRQPAKWSIATDYVPQMIEFARSIAERHCYELESGLYFDVSTVTDYGRLARLVTDEGESRIEPVEGKRNAADFAIWRKTPPGESRQMEWDSPWGRGAPGWHLECSVMSGDLLGFPFDIHTGGIDHREIHHPNEIAQNQAFCCTSGLDVPANSGARVWMHNNFLVERSGKMSKSSGEFLRLQLLIDRGYHPLAYRLMCLQAHYRSELEFSWENLGAALTRLKRMLIVAERLRDAEASESVHPKLAPMLETFEAAISDDLNTAIALTALEDVLAAKKIDAGAKRAVVERMEAVLGLDLLGKTRADLRLRPTSAQITEKEIGATLERRKAARAEKDFAASDALRDELAEKGVEVMDGDPLGWEWKLG, from the coding sequence ATGCTGACGCTCTACAATAGCCTGACCCGCGCTCTCGAGCCGTTCGAGCCTGTCCACGCAAACGAGGCGCGCGTCTATTCCTGCGGTCCGACGGTCTACAACTACCCCCACATCGGCAACATGCGCGCATACGTCTTTGCCGACGTGCTGGGCCGGACGCTCAGCTTCAAGGGCTACAAGCTCACCCACGTCATCAACATCACCGACGTCGGGCACCTGACCGACGACGCCGATGCGGGTGAGGACAAGATGGAGAAGATGGCGCGCACCCGGGCGCAATCGATCTGGGACATCGCGCGCCACTACACCGAGGCGTACTGGGCCGACATCGCGGCGCTTAATGTGCGCCAGCCCGCCAAGTGGTCGATCGCCACGGACTACGTGCCGCAGATGATCGAGTTCGCCCGGAGCATCGCCGAGCGGCACTGCTACGAGCTGGAGAGCGGGCTCTACTTCGATGTCTCTACCGTCACCGACTATGGACGCCTGGCGCGGCTTGTCACCGACGAAGGCGAGAGCCGGATCGAGCCCGTCGAGGGTAAGCGCAACGCCGCCGACTTCGCGATCTGGCGCAAGACACCGCCCGGCGAGAGCCGGCAGATGGAGTGGGACTCGCCTTGGGGCCGCGGCGCGCCGGGCTGGCACCTGGAGTGCTCGGTCATGTCGGGCGACTTGCTCGGCTTCCCGTTCGACATCCACACCGGCGGTATCGACCACCGCGAGATCCACCACCCCAACGAGATCGCGCAGAACCAGGCGTTCTGCTGCACCAGTGGCCTGGACGTGCCGGCGAACTCGGGCGCGCGGGTGTGGATGCACAACAACTTCCTCGTCGAGCGATCGGGCAAGATGAGTAAGTCCTCGGGCGAGTTCCTGCGGCTGCAGCTGCTGATCGACCGCGGCTATCACCCGCTCGCCTATCGCCTGATGTGCCTCCAGGCGCATTACCGCAGCGAACTGGAGTTCTCCTGGGAGAACCTCGGCGCGGCGCTCACGCGCCTCAAGCGCATGCTGATCGTGGCCGAACGGCTGCGCGATGCCGAGGCCAGCGAGAGCGTGCATCCCAAGCTCGCGCCAATGTTGGAGACATTCGAGGCCGCGATCTCCGACGATCTCAACACCGCCATCGCGCTCACAGCGCTGGAGGACGTGCTCGCCGCCAAGAAGATCGACGCTGGCGCCAAGCGCGCGGTGGTCGAGCGGATGGAGGCGGTGCTGGGGCTGGACCTGCTCGGCAAGACGCGCGCCGACTTGCGGCTGCGTCCCACGTCTGCGCAGATCACAGAGAAGGAAATCGGAGCCACGCTCGAACGCCGCAAGGCTGCGCGTGCCGAGAAGGACTTCGCCGCGTCTGATGCCCTGCGCGATGAGCTTGCCGAAAAGGGCGTCGAAGTCATGGACGGTGACCCGCTAGGCTGGGAGTGGAAGCTGGGCTGA
- a CDS encoding DMT family transporter: MTAYLWVPFTLLAAGAQVLRNALQSGLVREIGTLGATQVRFVYGLPFAALFLLAHWAIAGEPLPGLSQAALAWNALGAVAQIGATALMLHVMARREFGVAYAYIKTEPVTAALLGLVLIGDRLAVLGWVAVLVVTIGVVLASLKPGHGTARLADGRSVVAGVASGALFGLSAIAFRAGIEAVPNGSFMMRSLAMLVLSLALQSGMLLSWFALRGAAPLRASMRHWRISLGAGSLGALASAGWFVAFSLTLAANVRTLGLIEMPIVALVTRRVSGKWLSPRESLGFALITGGVALLLWAHA; this comes from the coding sequence ATGACCGCTTATTTGTGGGTGCCGTTCACCCTGCTGGCCGCAGGTGCGCAGGTCTTGCGCAACGCGCTGCAGTCCGGGCTCGTACGCGAGATCGGCACCCTTGGCGCGACGCAAGTGCGCTTCGTCTACGGGCTGCCCTTCGCGGCGCTGTTCCTGCTCGCTCACTGGGCGATCGCGGGCGAGCCGCTGCCGGGACTGAGCCAGGCCGCGCTCGCCTGGAACGCGCTGGGGGCCGTTGCCCAGATCGGCGCCACCGCGCTAATGCTGCATGTCATGGCGCGGCGCGAGTTCGGGGTCGCCTACGCCTACATCAAGACCGAGCCGGTCACCGCGGCGCTGCTTGGGTTGGTGCTGATCGGTGACCGGCTTGCGGTGCTCGGCTGGGTGGCGGTGCTGGTGGTGACGATCGGCGTCGTCCTGGCATCGCTCAAGCCCGGGCATGGCACCGCGCGGCTGGCGGACGGGCGCTCGGTGGTAGCCGGGGTGGCGAGCGGCGCGTTGTTCGGGCTTTCCGCAATCGCCTTTCGCGCGGGGATCGAAGCGGTACCAAACGGCTCGTTCATGATGCGCAGTCTGGCGATGCTGGTGCTCTCGCTGGCGCTGCAATCGGGCATGCTGCTGAGCTGGTTTGCCTTGCGTGGCGCCGCGCCGCTGCGCGCTTCCATGCGGCACTGGCGCATCAGCCTGGGCGCGGGATCGCTCGGCGCGCTGGCTTCGGCGGGCTGGTTTGTCGCTTTCTCGCTGACGCTCGCCGCCAACGTGCGCACGCTCGGCCTCATCGAGATGCCGATCGTCGCGCTGGTTACGCGGCGGGTCTCGGGCAAGTGGCTGAGCCCGCGCGAGAGCCTTGGCTTTGCGCTCATCACTGGCGGTGTCGCGCTGTTGCTGTGGGCGCACGCTTGA
- a CDS encoding nitroreductase, with the protein MNVAEAVATRRSIRAFLDKPVDFETIHRVLDRARMAPSGCNYQPWEGIVLTGAPLKALQERLLAGAPDDPLEYDFSAPGQVPKYKERLSRLGAAMYGSMRIGREDVEQRDLFSQANLTSFGAPVLLLAHFPKWMKEPQWSDVGMWLQTIMLLLRYEGLDSCPQEWMGVYGRTIKDHLGLSEDTLLFCGIAIGWRDNDHPANAFERERVPLEEQVRFFGW; encoded by the coding sequence ATGAACGTCGCCGAAGCCGTTGCCACTCGCCGCTCGATCCGCGCCTTCCTCGACAAGCCGGTCGACTTCGAGACCATCCACCGCGTGCTGGATCGGGCGCGGATGGCGCCGTCCGGGTGCAATTACCAGCCGTGGGAAGGAATCGTGCTCACCGGCGCGCCGCTCAAGGCGCTGCAGGAGCGGCTACTCGCCGGCGCGCCCGACGATCCGTTGGAGTACGACTTTTCGGCACCGGGGCAGGTTCCGAAGTACAAGGAGCGGCTGAGCCGGCTCGGCGCGGCCATGTACGGCTCGATGCGGATTGGGCGCGAGGATGTGGAGCAGCGCGACCTGTTCTCGCAGGCCAACCTCACCAGCTTCGGCGCACCGGTCCTGCTGCTCGCGCACTTCCCCAAGTGGATGAAGGAACCGCAATGGTCCGACGTCGGCATGTGGCTACAGACGATCATGCTGCTGCTGCGCTACGAGGGTCTGGACAGCTGCCCGCAGGAGTGGATGGGCGTCTACGGACGCACGATCAAGGATCACCTGGGCCTTTCGGAGGACACTCTGCTGTTCTGCGGGATTGCCATCGGCTGGCGCGATAACGACCATCCGGCCAACGCCTTCGAGCGCGAGCGCGTGCCGCTCGAGGAGCAGGTGCGCTTTTTCGGCTGGTGA
- the cobT gene encoding cobaltochelatase subunit CobT — translation MSDESPADRFKSVLTGASRAIAHDAEVEVNWTADAPSSTGQTFRVPMPGRSLPRAAAMQARGYADSFALKLRHHDERLHQRNAPLEPAARACYDAVELVRYEALGSNKFAGMRDNLDAALNQRMGSDPITRAGSADEVPMQAALALLLRERLTGQEVPTKAQAGVDMVRRWIEERAGNDFEALASSLDDQKAFQSLSLDMLQHLELTRTEQLPEQPDDADDMDGDEETEEDEKGDDKGEEQQPSEVAAEPSQGEDDGESEAEGESSDDMEEGQEGEEGEEGMLPVRPNRPWTDIPDTFDYKVFTEAFDEVVGAHDLCDEEELTRLRAYLDAQLKGLQGIVTRLANRLQRRLMAQQNRSWDFDQEEGMLDAARLARVVVSPGQSLSYKIERDVEFKDTVVTMLIDNSGSMRGRPISIAAISADVLARTLERCGVKVEILGFTTRAWKGGQSREAWLANGKPQHPGRLNDLRHIVYKKADEPWRRARKNLGLMMREGLLKENIDGEALLWAHNRLLARQEDRRILMVISDGAPVDDSTLSVNSAGYLEAHLRRVIDWIERQSPVQLVAIGIGHDVTRYYRRAVTIMDVEQLGGTMIEQLAGLFEEE, via the coding sequence ATGTCCGACGAATCCCCCGCAGATCGCTTCAAGTCCGTCCTCACTGGCGCCAGCCGTGCGATTGCGCATGACGCCGAGGTGGAGGTCAACTGGACTGCCGACGCGCCCAGCTCCACTGGCCAGACTTTCCGCGTGCCGATGCCCGGTCGCTCGCTCCCTCGCGCCGCCGCCATGCAGGCGCGTGGCTATGCCGACAGCTTCGCGCTGAAGTTGCGCCACCATGACGAGCGGCTGCACCAGCGCAATGCGCCGCTCGAGCCGGCAGCGCGCGCCTGTTACGATGCGGTGGAACTGGTCCGCTACGAGGCGCTGGGCTCCAACAAGTTCGCGGGCATGCGCGACAACCTCGATGCCGCGCTGAACCAGCGCATGGGTTCGGACCCGATCACCCGCGCCGGCAGCGCCGACGAGGTGCCGATGCAGGCCGCCCTTGCGCTGCTGCTGCGCGAGCGGCTGACCGGCCAGGAAGTGCCCACCAAGGCGCAGGCCGGCGTCGACATGGTCCGCCGCTGGATCGAGGAACGCGCGGGCAACGACTTCGAGGCGCTGGCCAGTTCGTTGGACGACCAGAAGGCGTTCCAGTCGCTCTCGCTCGACATGCTCCAGCATCTGGAGCTGACCCGCACCGAGCAGCTGCCCGAACAGCCCGACGACGCCGACGACATGGACGGCGACGAGGAGACCGAGGAAGACGAGAAGGGCGACGACAAGGGCGAGGAACAGCAGCCCAGCGAAGTCGCCGCCGAGCCAAGCCAAGGCGAGGACGACGGCGAGAGCGAAGCCGAAGGCGAGAGCTCCGACGACATGGAGGAAGGCCAGGAAGGCGAAGAGGGCGAGGAAGGCATGCTGCCCGTCCGTCCCAACCGCCCCTGGACCGACATCCCCGACACCTTCGACTACAAGGTCTTTACCGAGGCGTTCGACGAAGTCGTCGGCGCGCACGACCTGTGCGACGAAGAGGAGCTCACCCGCCTGCGCGCCTATCTCGACGCGCAGCTCAAGGGTCTGCAGGGTATCGTCACGCGCCTGGCGAATCGCCTGCAGCGCCGGCTGATGGCCCAGCAGAACCGCTCATGGGACTTCGACCAGGAAGAGGGCATGCTCGACGCCGCGCGGCTGGCGCGCGTGGTGGTCTCGCCGGGCCAGTCGCTGAGCTACAAGATCGAGCGCGACGTCGAGTTCAAGGACACGGTCGTCACCATGCTGATCGACAACTCGGGTTCCATGCGCGGACGCCCGATCAGCATCGCCGCCATCAGCGCGGACGTGCTCGCGCGCACCTTGGAGCGCTGCGGCGTCAAGGTCGAGATCCTGGGCTTCACCACCCGCGCCTGGAAGGGCGGGCAGAGCCGCGAGGCCTGGCTGGCGAACGGCAAGCCGCAGCACCCCGGCCGTCTCAACGACCTGCGCCACATCGTCTACAAGAAGGCCGACGAGCCCTGGCGCCGCGCGCGCAAGAACCTCGGTCTGATGATGCGCGAAGGCCTGCTGAAGGAGAACATCGACGGCGAGGCGCTGCTCTGGGCGCACAATCGCCTGCTCGCTCGCCAGGAGGACCGCCGCATCCTGATGGTCATCTCCGACGGCGCCCCGGTCGACGATTCGACGCTGAGCGTCAACAGCGCTGGCTACCTGGAGGCGCACCTGCGGCGCGTGATCGACTGGATCGAGCGCCAGTCGCCGGTCCAGCTCGTTGCCATCGGCATCGGCCATGACGTCACTCGCTACTACCGCCGCGCCGTGACGATCATGGATGTGGAGCAGCTGGGCGGCACCATGATCGAGCAGCTCGCGGGGCTGTTCGAGGAGGAATGA
- the fsa gene encoding fructose-6-phosphate aldolase: protein MKFFVDTADTKEIAELAETGLLDGVTTNPSLIAKSGRDFMEVTKEICGLVDGPVSAEVVALDHAGMMREAEILRKIADNVCIKVPLTVDGLKTCKKLTSDGTLVNVTLCFSANQALLAAKAGASFISPFVGRHDDNGFDGLDLIRDIRLIYDNYAFETEILAASIRHPIHVLECARIGADVMTAPPAVIHSLFKHVLTDKGIEGFLADWAKTGQSI from the coding sequence ATGAAGTTCTTCGTCGACACCGCCGACACCAAGGAAATCGCCGAGCTCGCCGAAACCGGCCTGCTCGACGGCGTCACCACCAACCCCTCGCTGATCGCCAAGTCGGGCCGCGACTTCATGGAAGTGACCAAGGAGATCTGCGGCCTAGTCGACGGTCCGGTCAGCGCCGAAGTGGTCGCGCTCGACCATGCCGGGATGATGCGCGAGGCCGAGATCCTGCGCAAGATCGCCGATAACGTCTGCATAAAGGTGCCGCTCACGGTCGATGGCCTCAAGACCTGCAAGAAGCTGACGAGCGACGGCACGCTGGTGAACGTGACCTTGTGCTTCTCGGCCAACCAGGCGCTGCTCGCCGCCAAGGCGGGTGCAAGCTTCATCTCGCCGTTTGTGGGCCGGCATGACGACAACGGCTTCGACGGCCTCGACCTGATCCGCGACATCCGCCTGATCTACGACAACTACGCGTTCGAGACCGAGATCCTCGCCGCCTCGATCCGCCACCCGATCCACGTGCTGGAGTGCGCCCGTATCGGCGCGGACGTGATGACCGCACCGCCGGCGGTCATCCATAGCCTGTTCAAGCACGTGCTGACGGACAAGGGGATCGAGGGGTTCCTGGCGGACTGGGCCAAAACCGGGCAATCGATCTAG